A genomic segment from Cyanobium sp. NIES-981 encodes:
- the fabZ gene encoding 3-hydroxyacyl-ACP dehydratase FabZ — protein MLQAEQIQGLLPHRYPFALVDRVIAHEPGKRAVAIKNVTFNEPHFQGHFPGRPLMPGVLIVEAMAQVGGLIVTQMPDLPKGLFVFAGIDGVRFRRPVVPGDQLRISCELISLKRKRFGKVAAEALVDGELACSGELMFSLVD, from the coding sequence GTGCTGCAGGCGGAGCAGATCCAGGGCCTCCTCCCCCATCGCTACCCTTTTGCGTTGGTGGACCGGGTGATCGCCCATGAGCCCGGCAAGCGCGCTGTGGCGATCAAGAACGTGACCTTCAACGAGCCCCACTTCCAGGGGCACTTCCCCGGGCGCCCGCTCATGCCCGGGGTGTTGATCGTCGAGGCGATGGCCCAGGTGGGCGGATTGATTGTCACCCAGATGCCCGATCTGCCCAAGGGGCTCTTCGTGTTCGCCGGCATCGATGGCGTGCGCTTCCGCCGGCCCGTGGTGCCGGGCGACCAGCTGCGCATCAGCTGCGAGCTGATCAGCCTCAAGCGCAAGCGATTCGGCAAGGTGGCGGCCGAAGCCCTGGTGGATGGCGAACTGGCCTGCTCGGGGGAACTGATGTTCTCGCTGGTGGACTGA
- the lpxC gene encoding UDP-3-O-acyl-N-acetylglucosamine deacetylase has product MGPWPADYSQAWTLASAVDRSGVGLHSGQAGRVRLEPSAQPGYWLGWLDQPSLPLVRLTPAGVHSTTLCTALQLGDRRVSTVEHLLAALAGTGVSQAVVLVEGEEIPLLDGSALPWVEAIAEAGLAALGAPAPAPAPQTPLTLHQGGGFVTALPASGLRLGAAIEFSDAAIGRQMLSLELTPATFVAEIAPARTFGLRSQVEQLRAAGLIRGGGLDNALVCDGDHWLNPPLRFADEPVRHKILDLLGDLALVGLPRAQVFAFRGSHGLHTALAAALAELPCSSSLPA; this is encoded by the coding sequence GTGGGGCCCTGGCCAGCTGACTATTCCCAGGCCTGGACTCTGGCCTCGGCTGTCGACCGCTCCGGTGTGGGCCTCCACAGCGGGCAAGCGGGGCGGGTGCGGCTGGAGCCCTCTGCCCAGCCCGGCTACTGGCTCGGCTGGCTGGACCAACCCTCCCTTCCCCTGGTGCGCCTCACCCCCGCGGGCGTGCACAGCACCACCCTCTGCACGGCGTTGCAGCTGGGCGATCGCCGGGTCTCCACGGTGGAGCACCTGTTGGCGGCCCTGGCGGGTACGGGGGTGAGTCAGGCGGTTGTGCTGGTGGAGGGCGAGGAGATTCCCCTGCTCGATGGTTCCGCCCTGCCCTGGGTGGAGGCCATCGCCGAGGCCGGACTCGCGGCCCTGGGGGCACCGGCCCCTGCGCCAGCACCGCAGACCCCGCTGACGCTCCACCAGGGCGGGGGCTTCGTCACGGCCCTGCCCGCCAGCGGGCTGCGTCTGGGGGCCGCGATCGAGTTCAGCGATGCGGCGATCGGCCGGCAGATGCTGTCGCTGGAGCTCACCCCGGCCACCTTCGTGGCGGAAATCGCCCCGGCCCGCACCTTCGGCCTTCGCTCCCAGGTGGAACAGCTGCGGGCTGCCGGTCTGATCCGGGGCGGCGGCCTCGACAACGCCCTGGTCTGCGACGGTGACCACTGGCTGAATCCCCCCCTGCGGTTTGCCGATGAACCGGTGCGCCATAAAATCCTGGACCTGTTGGGCGACCTGGCGCTGGTCGGTCTGCCAAGGGCCCAGGTGTTTGCCTTCCGCGGCTCCCATGGTCTTCACACCGCCCTGGCTGCCGCCCTGGCGGAGCTGCCCTGCTCGTCGTCCCTCCCTGCCTGA
- a CDS encoding outer membrane protein assembly factor, with product MVGSLGLKGVWPLLGVALLAGTPALAQESPAPDPSTESAPADPAADAPAEQPAASDAPEPGSGTTGPSPGRAPASETFSSPAESAAPEEPRVQIAEIVIEGLDGHPERERLELAAYGAMAVTPGTKVTRSELQTDLSAIYATGWFSDVRIQPVDGPLGVRLIVAVVPNPVLRQVSLEPADLQVPEQVVTDTFAADYEKTLNLNTLQSRMQELQKWYADQGYSLARVTGPSRVSPDGTVELLVREGIVEGVEVQFLDKEGSATNDKGEPIRGKSKPWVITREISMKTGDVFNRRQLEEDIRRLYGTGLFGDVKVTLRPVPAEPGKVVIVLGMVEQSTGSVSGGVGYSQNQGVFGQIQLQESNLLGRAWNLGTNFSYGQFGGLGDVTFTDPWIKGDRFRTSFRTRIFFSREVPQIFQSENTDTTFNGKDFDGADFDVVTNSPVNTSGPFAEVRTNFDTVAIQRIGANVQFVRPLNGGNPYKRAPWNLILAFGGQEVTPMNFSGTKYSQAVVGVDNDDRQPVRVPSDNVICLAFNCASENQLLSFRVGATYSSLDDPRNPTRGNFFSIGTEQFLSVGNDSPTFNRVRTTFTHFIPVDWLKIYKGCRPKPGETRDCKQALAFQVSGGALIGDEIPPYEAFCLGGGNSVRGYADCDLGVGKVFGEFTAEYRFPLFSIVSGSVFFDAGTTFGTQGDIPGNPGGLLGKKGEGFSPGIGLIVTTPVGPLRLEVATEDFTDNWRFNLGVGWKF from the coding sequence ATGGTGGGTTCGCTCGGCTTGAAGGGTGTATGGCCGCTGCTGGGCGTTGCTCTCCTGGCCGGCACGCCCGCGTTGGCTCAGGAGTCGCCCGCCCCCGACCCCAGCACGGAGTCGGCGCCCGCCGATCCCGCCGCCGACGCCCCGGCGGAGCAGCCCGCCGCCTCCGATGCGCCTGAGCCAGGGTCTGGCACGACGGGCCCCTCCCCGGGCAGGGCGCCGGCCAGCGAGACGTTCTCCTCTCCCGCGGAGTCCGCGGCGCCGGAGGAGCCCCGGGTGCAGATCGCCGAGATCGTGATCGAGGGCCTGGACGGCCATCCCGAGCGGGAGCGGCTCGAGCTGGCGGCCTACGGCGCCATGGCGGTCACCCCCGGCACGAAGGTGACCCGCAGCGAACTGCAGACCGATCTGTCGGCCATCTATGCCACCGGATGGTTCTCCGACGTGCGGATCCAGCCCGTGGATGGTCCGCTCGGGGTGCGGCTGATCGTGGCCGTGGTTCCCAATCCGGTGCTCCGGCAGGTGAGCCTGGAGCCGGCCGATCTCCAGGTGCCGGAGCAGGTGGTCACCGACACCTTCGCCGCCGATTACGAGAAGACGCTCAACCTCAACACCCTGCAGTCGCGCATGCAGGAGCTGCAGAAGTGGTACGCGGACCAGGGCTACTCCCTGGCCCGCGTCACCGGCCCGAGCCGGGTGAGTCCCGACGGCACCGTGGAACTGCTGGTGCGGGAGGGCATCGTCGAGGGCGTCGAGGTGCAGTTCCTCGACAAGGAAGGATCCGCCACCAACGACAAGGGGGAGCCGATCCGTGGCAAGAGCAAGCCGTGGGTGATCACCAGGGAGATCTCCATGAAGACCGGTGATGTCTTCAACCGGCGCCAGCTGGAAGAGGACATCCGCCGCCTGTACGGCACCGGTCTCTTCGGCGATGTCAAGGTCACCCTGAGGCCCGTGCCGGCCGAACCGGGCAAGGTGGTGATCGTGCTCGGCATGGTGGAGCAGTCCACCGGTTCGGTCTCCGGTGGCGTGGGCTACAGCCAGAACCAGGGGGTGTTCGGCCAGATCCAGCTGCAGGAGAGCAACCTGCTGGGCCGGGCCTGGAACCTGGGCACCAATTTCTCCTACGGCCAGTTCGGTGGCCTCGGGGATGTCACCTTCACGGATCCATGGATCAAGGGGGATCGGTTCCGGACCTCCTTCCGAACCCGCATCTTCTTCAGCCGGGAGGTGCCTCAGATCTTCCAGAGTGAGAACACCGACACCACATTCAACGGCAAAGATTTCGATGGGGCCGACTTCGATGTGGTCACCAACAGCCCGGTGAACACGTCGGGGCCTTTTGCTGAGGTGCGCACCAACTTCGACACGGTGGCCATCCAGCGCATCGGCGCCAACGTCCAGTTCGTGCGTCCGCTCAATGGAGGGAACCCCTACAAGAGAGCACCGTGGAATCTCATTCTGGCGTTTGGTGGCCAGGAGGTGACACCGATGAACTTCTCGGGCACCAAGTATTCCCAGGCTGTGGTGGGCGTGGACAATGACGACCGGCAGCCCGTCAGAGTGCCCAGCGACAACGTGATCTGCCTCGCCTTCAACTGCGCCTCGGAAAACCAGTTGCTCAGCTTCCGGGTGGGGGCCACCTACAGCAGCCTGGATGACCCCCGCAACCCCACCCGCGGCAACTTCTTCAGCATCGGCACCGAGCAATTCCTCTCGGTGGGCAACGACTCCCCCACCTTCAACCGGGTGCGCACCACCTTCACCCATTTCATCCCGGTGGACTGGCTGAAGATCTACAAGGGCTGCCGTCCCAAGCCGGGGGAAACCCGGGACTGCAAGCAGGCCCTGGCCTTCCAGGTGTCCGGCGGTGCCCTGATCGGGGATGAGATTCCTCCCTACGAGGCCTTCTGTCTGGGCGGGGGCAACTCCGTGCGTGGCTATGCCGACTGTGATCTGGGCGTGGGCAAGGTCTTCGGGGAGTTCACGGCCGAATACCGCTTCCCCCTGTTCAGCATCGTGAGCGGCTCGGTGTTCTTCGACGCCGGCACCACCTTCGGCACCCAGGGCGACATCCCCGGCAACCCCGGCGGTCTGCTGGGCAAGAAGGGGGAGGGGTTCTCCCCCGGCATCGGCCTGATCGTCACCACGCCGGTCGGTCCCCTGCGGCTGGAGGTGGCCACCGAGGACTTCACCGACAACTGGCGCTTCAATCTCGGTGTGGGCTGGAAGTTCTAG
- the purC gene encoding phosphoribosylaminoimidazolesuccinocarboxamide synthase, with protein MSAYALGPLLHEGKAKRVHATDRPDLVAVEYKDDATAFNALKKAQLAGKGWLNCQISALLFEQLASRGIPTHYRGLGQGEHAGHWMLVRPVRIIPIEVVIRNRAAGSLCRQMPISAGTPLDPPLLDLYYKDDGLGDPLLTEARLAYLGLLDGEQRTAVERLARAVNAALQDIFERVGLILVDFKIELGYTEDQQLVVADEISPDTCRLWDRGVQDASERILDKDRFRQDLGGVVEAYGQVLKRLQGVCPEPLIYR; from the coding sequence ATGAGCGCCTACGCCCTCGGTCCCCTCCTGCATGAAGGCAAGGCCAAGCGGGTTCATGCCACCGACCGGCCCGATCTGGTGGCTGTGGAATACAAGGACGACGCCACGGCCTTCAATGCGCTCAAGAAGGCCCAGCTGGCCGGCAAGGGCTGGCTCAACTGCCAGATCTCCGCGCTGCTGTTCGAGCAGCTGGCCAGCCGGGGCATCCCCACCCACTACCGGGGACTGGGGCAAGGCGAGCACGCCGGGCACTGGATGCTGGTGCGGCCGGTGCGGATCATTCCCATCGAGGTGGTGATCCGCAATCGCGCGGCGGGATCCCTGTGCCGGCAGATGCCGATCAGCGCCGGGACCCCCCTCGACCCACCCCTGCTGGATCTCTATTACAAGGACGATGGCCTGGGGGATCCCCTGCTCACCGAGGCGAGGCTGGCGTACCTGGGCCTGCTGGATGGGGAGCAGCGCACGGCGGTGGAGCGGCTGGCCCGTGCCGTGAATGCGGCTCTGCAGGACATCTTCGAACGGGTGGGCCTGATCCTGGTGGATTTCAAGATCGAACTCGGCTACACGGAGGATCAGCAGTTGGTGGTGGCGGATGAAATCAGTCCGGACACGTGCCGTCTCTGGGATCGTGGCGTGCAGGATGCCAGCGAGAGGATTCTGGACAAGGATCGCTTCCGTCAGGATCTCGGCGGTGTTGTGGAGGCCTATGGGCAGGTTCTCAAACGGCTCCAAGGGGTGTGTCCCGAACCCTTGATCTACCGGTAA
- the purD gene encoding phosphoribosylamine--glycine ligase, with translation MEQVWVSPGNGGTAELPGCRQLGVGDSDADALVEVCRELAIDLVVVGPEGPLAAGLADRLRQAGVAVFGPGADGARLEASKQWAKALMRQAGVPTAGFWPADSRSQALAILEEQGRPLVVKADGLAAGKGVTVAETLAEARDAIEEIFAGRFGSGASLVLEERTHGPEVSVFALTDGQRLVLLPPAQDHKRIGEGDTGPNTGGMGAYAPAPLLDQDGLERVRREVLEPTLHALQARGIDYRGVLYAGLMLTDSGPSVIEFNCRFGDPECETLMPLLGPELAAVLFACAQGRLDAAPALSIRRGCSACVILAAEGYPGTIRQGDLLQGVQPPGPDLQMFHAGTRREADGSCVSSGGRVLAVVAQAEDFDAAFDRVYTGLEQVRFRGMTYRRDIGHQVRTR, from the coding sequence GTGGAGCAGGTGTGGGTGAGCCCCGGTAACGGTGGCACCGCCGAGCTGCCCGGCTGCCGGCAGCTCGGGGTGGGCGACAGCGATGCGGATGCCCTGGTGGAGGTGTGCCGCGAGCTGGCCATCGATCTGGTGGTGGTGGGTCCGGAGGGACCTCTGGCCGCCGGGCTCGCGGACCGGCTGCGCCAGGCCGGCGTGGCGGTGTTCGGGCCGGGGGCCGATGGAGCCCGCCTGGAGGCCAGCAAACAGTGGGCCAAGGCCCTGATGCGGCAGGCCGGGGTGCCGACGGCGGGCTTCTGGCCGGCCGACAGCCGCAGCCAGGCCCTCGCCATCCTCGAGGAGCAGGGCCGGCCGCTGGTGGTGAAGGCCGACGGGCTGGCCGCCGGCAAGGGGGTCACCGTGGCGGAGACCCTGGCGGAGGCCCGCGATGCCATCGAGGAGATCTTCGCGGGCCGCTTCGGCAGCGGCGCCTCCCTGGTGCTGGAGGAGCGCACCCACGGGCCTGAGGTGTCGGTGTTCGCCCTCACCGATGGCCAGCGCCTGGTGCTCCTGCCCCCGGCCCAGGACCACAAGCGGATCGGCGAGGGGGACACCGGTCCGAACACGGGGGGGATGGGGGCCTACGCACCCGCACCCCTGCTCGACCAGGACGGCCTGGAGCGGGTGCGGCGCGAGGTGCTGGAACCCACCCTGCACGCCCTCCAGGCGCGTGGCATCGATTACCGCGGCGTGCTCTACGCCGGGCTGATGCTGACGGACTCCGGCCCGAGCGTGATCGAGTTCAACTGCCGCTTCGGCGACCCGGAGTGCGAGACCCTCATGCCGCTGCTCGGGCCGGAGCTGGCGGCCGTGCTGTTCGCCTGTGCCCAGGGCCGGCTCGACGCCGCTCCTGCGCTCAGCATCCGCCGGGGCTGCAGCGCCTGTGTGATCCTCGCCGCGGAGGGCTATCCCGGCACGATCCGTCAGGGCGACCTTCTGCAGGGGGTGCAGCCCCCTGGCCCGGATCTGCAGATGTTCCACGCCGGCACCCGGCGCGAGGCGGACGGCAGCTGCGTCAGCAGCGGCGGCCGCGTGCTGGCGGTGGTGGCCCAGGCCGAGGATTTCGATGCGGCCTTCGATCGGGTCTATACCGGATTGGAGCAGGTGCGGTTCCGCGGCATGACCTACCGGCGAGACATCGGCCACCAGGTGCGAACGCGATGA
- a CDS encoding ATP-binding protein, whose product MNQPSGSTGTLAAWRQALGRWWAEFSLQTKLLAVATLVVSLLMTGITFFALNGIQRDARMSDTRYARDLGLLLSANVTPLVAEGNDRELASVAERFWRSSRSLRYIFFADPDGVIYLGIPIGGTSGSSELLLSRRLELPPDIQKRPDNPLIRQHLTPDGQVTDVFVPMVSEGRYFGVLALGINPNETLLASAALTREVTVAVFISIWVLVILGAVFNALTITQPVKELLRGVRQVAGGNFGARIALPVGGELGELLEGFNAMTAELEVYKAANIEELTAAQVKQESLIATMADGAVLLDASGAIVLANPTARRLFRWEGRKLEGQELISELPERLAIELHSALDNVMSGQQEAADVRCNVGEPPRTLRIVLQPVRDASGESLKGIAMTVQDLTREVELNAAQSRFISNVSHELRTPLFNIKSYVETLHDLGDQLSEEEKKEFLGIANAETDRLTRLVNDVLDLSRLESERAWSFDPLEVGPAIEQTLRTYRLNAEDKGVKLVFECEEPLPVVLGNWDLLLQVFDNLVGNALKFTPEGGQIVLRAYPWPDLCLINPDALPSEDLPRCDLSSPLPRLRIEISDSGCGISEADQDRIFERFFRVENAVHFEAGTGLGLSIVRGILDKHGTQIRMASEPGIGTSFWFDLPLEDSDQDELRLTAERRAEPAAMATSSALADSSISR is encoded by the coding sequence ATGAACCAGCCCTCCGGCAGCACCGGCACCCTGGCAGCCTGGCGCCAGGCCCTGGGCCGCTGGTGGGCGGAATTCAGCCTGCAGACCAAGCTGCTGGCGGTGGCCACCCTGGTGGTGAGCCTGCTGATGACGGGCATCACCTTCTTTGCACTCAATGGCATCCAGCGGGATGCCCGCATGAGCGACACCCGCTACGCGCGGGATCTGGGCCTGCTGCTCTCCGCCAACGTCACGCCCCTGGTGGCGGAGGGGAATGACAGGGAACTGGCCTCGGTGGCCGAACGGTTCTGGCGCTCCAGCCGCAGCCTCCGCTACATCTTCTTCGCCGACCCTGACGGGGTCATCTACCTGGGCATTCCGATCGGCGGCACCTCCGGCAGCAGCGAGCTGCTGCTCAGCCGGCGACTGGAGCTGCCGCCGGACATCCAGAAGCGGCCCGACAACCCCCTGATCCGGCAGCACCTCACGCCCGACGGCCAGGTGACGGACGTGTTCGTGCCGATGGTGAGTGAGGGCCGTTATTTCGGCGTGCTGGCCCTCGGCATCAACCCCAACGAAACCCTGCTCGCCAGTGCCGCCCTCACCCGGGAGGTGACCGTGGCCGTGTTCATCTCGATCTGGGTGCTGGTGATTCTGGGGGCCGTCTTCAATGCCCTCACGATCACCCAGCCGGTGAAGGAACTGCTGCGGGGTGTGCGGCAGGTGGCCGGCGGCAACTTCGGCGCCCGCATCGCCCTGCCGGTGGGCGGGGAGCTGGGCGAACTGCTGGAAGGCTTCAACGCGATGACCGCCGAACTGGAGGTGTACAAGGCGGCCAACATCGAGGAGCTCACCGCCGCCCAGGTGAAGCAGGAATCCCTGATCGCCACCATGGCCGATGGCGCCGTTCTGCTCGACGCGAGCGGAGCCATCGTGCTGGCCAACCCCACGGCCCGCCGGCTGTTCCGCTGGGAGGGCCGCAAGCTGGAAGGGCAGGAGCTGATCAGCGAGCTGCCGGAAAGGCTGGCGATTGAACTCCACTCCGCGCTGGACAACGTGATGAGCGGCCAGCAGGAAGCCGCCGATGTGCGCTGCAACGTGGGAGAACCGCCCCGCACCCTGCGCATCGTGCTGCAACCCGTGCGCGATGCCAGTGGTGAATCCCTCAAGGGCATCGCCATGACCGTTCAGGACCTCACCCGGGAGGTGGAGCTCAACGCGGCCCAGAGCCGTTTCATCAGCAACGTGTCCCACGAACTGCGCACGCCGCTGTTCAACATCAAGAGCTACGTGGAAACCCTCCACGATCTGGGCGATCAGCTCTCTGAGGAAGAAAAAAAGGAATTCCTGGGCATTGCCAATGCCGAAACCGACCGGCTCACCCGGCTGGTGAACGATGTGCTCGACCTGTCCCGCCTGGAATCGGAACGTGCCTGGAGTTTTGACCCCCTCGAGGTGGGCCCCGCCATCGAACAGACCCTCCGGACCTACCGGCTCAATGCCGAGGACAAGGGGGTGAAGCTGGTGTTCGAGTGCGAGGAACCACTGCCGGTGGTGCTGGGCAACTGGGATCTGCTGCTGCAGGTGTTCGACAACCTGGTGGGCAATGCCCTGAAGTTCACCCCGGAAGGGGGCCAGATCGTGTTGCGGGCCTACCCCTGGCCCGACCTCTGCCTGATCAATCCCGATGCCCTGCCCAGTGAGGACCTGCCGCGCTGTGACCTCAGTTCACCCCTGCCGCGCCTGAGGATCGAGATCAGCGACAGCGGCTGCGGCATCTCGGAAGCCGATCAGGACCGCATCTTCGAGCGTTTCTTCCGGGTGGAGAACGCCGTGCACTTTGAAGCCGGCACGGGCCTGGGCCTTTCGATCGTGCGCGGCATCCTCGACAAGCATGGCACCCAGATCCGCATGGCCAGCGAACCCGGGATCGGCACAAGTTTCTGGTTCGATCTCCCCCTCGAAGATTCAGACCAGGATGAGCTGCGGCTGACGGCCGAACGGCGGGCCGAGCCTGCCGCCATGGCCACCAGCAGCGCGTTAGCTGACAGCTCGATCAGCCGCTGA
- the kaiC gene encoding circadian clock protein KaiC has product MQQPSSPLNPLMQVQKLPTGIEGFDDVCHGGLPIGRSTLISGTSGTGKTVLSLNFLYNGIRQYKEPGIFVTFEESPLDILRNAASFGWNLQEMLEQDKLFILDASPDPDGQDVAGSFDLSGLIERINYAIRKYKARRVAIDSITAVFQQYDAVSVVRREIFRLIARLKEIGVTTVMTTERIDEYGPIARYGVEEFVSDNVVILRNVLEGERRRRTVEILKLRGTTHMKGEFPFTMGSHGMSVFPLGAMRLTQRSSNVRISSGVPKLDEMCGGGFFKDSIILATGATGTGKTLLVSKFVEDACRSKQRAILFAYEESRAQLLRNATSWGIDFEQMEQDGLLKFICAYPESTGLEDHLQIIKTEISQFKPSRMAIDSLSALARGVSHNAFRQFVIGVTGYAKQEEIAGFFTNTSEEFMGSHSITDSHISTITDTILLLQYVEIRGEMARALNVFKMRGSWHDKGIREFVITGNGPEIKDSFSNFERIISGVPHRVTTDERSELSRIVRGVADER; this is encoded by the coding sequence ATGCAGCAACCCAGTTCCCCATTGAATCCCTTGATGCAGGTCCAGAAGCTGCCCACGGGCATTGAGGGCTTTGATGATGTCTGCCATGGTGGCCTGCCGATCGGGCGTTCCACCCTGATCAGTGGCACCTCGGGAACAGGCAAGACGGTGCTCTCGTTGAACTTCCTCTACAACGGGATTCGCCAGTACAAAGAGCCTGGGATTTTCGTGACTTTTGAGGAGTCTCCCCTGGATATTCTCCGCAACGCTGCCAGTTTTGGCTGGAATCTCCAGGAGATGCTTGAACAGGATAAGCTGTTTATTCTCGATGCCTCTCCTGATCCGGATGGGCAGGATGTTGCCGGGAGCTTTGACCTGTCTGGCTTGATCGAACGGATCAACTATGCCATCCGTAAGTACAAAGCGCGCAGGGTGGCCATTGACTCGATCACGGCTGTATTTCAGCAGTACGACGCCGTTTCGGTTGTGCGCCGGGAAATCTTTCGTTTGATTGCCAGGCTCAAGGAAATCGGTGTCACCACGGTGATGACCACTGAGCGCATTGACGAGTATGGGCCGATCGCTCGGTATGGCGTTGAGGAATTTGTCTCTGACAACGTTGTGATCTTGCGCAATGTTCTGGAGGGAGAGCGCAGACGGCGCACTGTGGAGATTCTCAAGCTGCGGGGCACCACCCACATGAAAGGCGAATTCCCGTTCACGATGGGAAGCCATGGCATGAGTGTGTTCCCCTTGGGTGCCATGCGGCTGACCCAGCGATCGTCCAACGTCCGGATCAGTTCGGGTGTGCCCAAGCTCGATGAGATGTGCGGCGGTGGTTTCTTCAAGGACTCCATCATTCTGGCCACGGGTGCCACAGGCACAGGCAAGACCCTGCTGGTCTCCAAGTTCGTCGAAGATGCCTGCCGCAGCAAGCAGCGTGCCATCCTCTTCGCCTATGAGGAATCCCGGGCCCAGCTGCTGCGGAACGCCACCAGCTGGGGGATTGACTTCGAGCAGATGGAGCAGGATGGTCTGCTCAAGTTCATCTGCGCCTATCCAGAGTCCACCGGACTTGAGGATCACCTCCAGATCATCAAGACGGAGATCAGCCAGTTCAAGCCCTCCAGAATGGCCATCGACTCCCTCAGTGCTCTGGCGCGGGGGGTGAGCCACAATGCTTTCCGGCAGTTCGTGATCGGTGTCACCGGCTATGCCAAGCAGGAAGAGATTGCTGGTTTCTTCACGAATACATCAGAGGAGTTCATGGGGAGTCATTCAATCACCGACTCCCATATATCAACGATCACCGATACAATCCTGCTGCTTCAGTATGTGGAGATCCGTGGCGAAATGGCCCGTGCTCTCAATGTGTTCAAGATGCGGGGCTCCTGGCATGACAAGGGCATCCGTGAATTCGTGATCACAGGCAATGGCCCGGAGATCAAGGATTCCTTCTCCAATTTCGAGCGCATCATCAGTGGGGTGCCCCACCGGGTTACCACCGACGAGCGCAGTGAGCTCTCCCGGATCGTGCGTGGGGTGGCCGATGAGCGCTGA
- a CDS encoding circadian clock protein KaiA, whose translation MPESVLTVASLVHDPALQAAVARWLAGGRYALVPVDPSDEPGAALERLREDFDALLIEEGAVDPSVFAGLSQRGLVLPAVVIGAVTGEVTVHGAEVRLPRDQLEQLPYSLDAAVSRFLRQGVMSVGDGPGTPGGVGAGEDGGGATEPSAAPLPIPWRLDDRLKERLGLLGVFYKRDPSRFLRNLPLKEQNELRRSLERSYRDLLLNYFRNPSAANQALESFVNTAFFSDLSITTAVQIHMDMIESFSDRLRLEGRKTDFLQDYRLALLDVMAHLCEMYRRSIPPDVPLVRFSSST comes from the coding sequence ATGCCCGAATCGGTCCTCACCGTTGCCTCCCTCGTCCATGACCCCGCGCTGCAGGCCGCCGTCGCCCGTTGGCTGGCAGGGGGGCGGTACGCCCTTGTCCCTGTCGATCCCAGCGACGAGCCTGGGGCAGCCCTTGAGCGGTTGCGGGAGGACTTCGACGCCCTGCTCATCGAGGAGGGCGCCGTCGATCCCAGCGTGTTCGCCGGCCTGAGTCAGCGGGGGCTTGTGCTCCCCGCCGTGGTGATCGGGGCGGTGACGGGCGAGGTGACCGTCCATGGGGCCGAGGTGCGCCTGCCCCGCGATCAGCTCGAGCAGCTGCCCTACAGCCTCGATGCGGCCGTGTCCCGTTTTCTGCGTCAGGGGGTGATGAGCGTGGGTGATGGACCCGGCACCCCCGGTGGGGTTGGTGCTGGGGAGGACGGTGGTGGGGCAACCGAGCCCAGCGCGGCCCCGTTACCGATCCCCTGGAGGTTGGATGATCGGCTCAAGGAACGGCTCGGCCTGCTTGGAGTTTTCTACAAGCGGGACCCCTCCCGCTTCCTGCGCAACCTGCCGCTGAAGGAGCAGAACGAACTCCGACGTTCGTTGGAGCGGAGTTATCGCGATCTTCTGCTCAATTACTTCCGTAACCCTTCGGCAGCCAACCAGGCCCTCGAGAGTTTTGTTAACACGGCCTTCTTCAGCGATCTTTCGATCACCACCGCTGTTCAGATTCACATGGATATGATCGAGTCCTTCTCCGATCGGCTGCGCTTGGAGGGGCGCAAGACGGACTTTCTTCAGGATTATCGCCTGGCCTTGTTGGATGTGATGGCCCATCTCTGTGAGATGTATCGGCGCTCCATACCTCCCGACGTGCCGCTCGTGCGCTTTTCTTCTTCCACTTGA
- the rplU gene encoding 50S ribosomal protein L21: MTQSSPSPSGTTSPAATGPFAIVEASGQQFWLQPNRYYDLDRIAAGVDDTVTLENVLLVNDGEATTLGQPYVSGASVELKVMAHRRGPKVIVYKMRPKKKTRRKNGHRQELTRVMVQAITLGGKPLA; this comes from the coding sequence ATGACCCAGAGCTCCCCCTCTCCCAGCGGCACCACCAGCCCTGCGGCGACTGGTCCCTTCGCCATCGTCGAGGCCTCCGGCCAGCAGTTCTGGCTGCAGCCCAACCGCTACTACGACCTGGACCGGATCGCCGCCGGGGTGGATGACACCGTGACCCTCGAGAACGTGCTGCTCGTCAACGACGGCGAGGCCACCACCCTCGGCCAGCCCTACGTGAGCGGCGCCAGCGTGGAACTCAAGGTGATGGCCCACCGGCGGGGGCCGAAGGTGATCGTCTACAAGATGCGCCCCAAGAAGAAGACGCGCCGCAAGAACGGCCACCGCCAGGAGCTCACCCGCGTGATGGTGCAGGCCATCACCCTGGGCGGCAAGCCTCTGGCCTGA
- the rpmA gene encoding 50S ribosomal protein L27 codes for MAHKKGTGSTRNGRDSNAKRLGVKAYGGEAVSAGSILIRQRGTSVLPGVNVGRGSDDTLFALVDGVVSFDSIKRGLRNRKRINVALG; via the coding sequence ATGGCCCACAAGAAAGGCACAGGCTCCACCCGCAACGGCCGCGACTCCAACGCCAAGCGCCTCGGCGTGAAGGCCTACGGCGGTGAGGCCGTGAGCGCCGGCTCGATCCTGATCCGCCAGCGCGGCACCTCGGTGCTGCCGGGCGTGAACGTGGGGCGCGGCTCCGACGACACCCTCTTCGCCCTGGTGGACGGGGTGGTGAGCTTCGATTCGATCAAGCGCGGCCTGCGCAACCGCAAGCGCATCAACGTGGCGCTGGGCTGA